In Methylacidiphilum infernorum V4, a single window of DNA contains:
- a CDS encoding MerR family transcriptional regulator, with the protein MGEKTNNKPLTIGQVARLSAVGVETIRFYERRGLLHKPMRSPSGYRLYDHKAVITINFIKRAQALGWSLREIKELLYLPKERGCEKINLKIRAKIEELDNKICDLQRIKRMLKQLATYCKGNRQGEDCPLLMTLMENDL; encoded by the coding sequence GTGGGAGAAAAGACCAACAATAAACCTTTGACAATCGGGCAGGTTGCTCGGCTGTCGGCTGTCGGGGTTGAAACTATTCGGTTTTATGAACGCAGGGGACTTCTTCACAAGCCCATGCGCTCCCCCTCCGGGTATCGCCTTTACGATCATAAGGCGGTCATAACGATAAATTTTATTAAGCGGGCCCAAGCCTTGGGATGGTCCCTGCGGGAGATCAAGGAACTTCTTTATTTACCCAAGGAAAGGGGCTGTGAAAAGATAAACTTGAAAATTCGGGCGAAGATCGAAGAACTGGATAACAAGATCTGTGACCTGCAGAGGATAAAACGGATGCTCAAGCAACTGGCTACCTACTGCAAAGGGAACAGGCAAGGAGAAGATTGTCCTCTTCTTATGACTTTAATGGAGAATGACCTATGA
- the nifB gene encoding nitrogenase cofactor biosynthesis protein NifB — protein sequence MTAALTEVAKPKNFQRLKTLGLSVTSLVQHQGCGSKGGSGKSSCGSGAGAGDLPEEIWEKVKNHPCYSEEAHHYYARMHVAVAPACNIQCNYCNRKYDCANESRPGVVSERLTPEEAANKVLAVASLIPQMTVLGIAGPGDPLANPDKTFKTFELVAKKAPDIKLCLSTNGLALPDYVKRIKEFNVDHVTITINMIEPEVGEKIYPWVFYKHKRYKGKEAARILSERQLEGLEMLTSEKILCKINSVMIPGINDEHLVEVNKAVKSRGAFLHNIMPLISAPEHGTYFGLTGQRGPTAQELKALQDKCEGQMNMMRHCRQCRADAVGLLGEDRSSEFTKEKLSAIELNYNLEARNAYKSQVELERQKRLAERQRQLQEVAKENSDLKILVAVATKGGGKINEHFGHAKEFQVYEVSTKGSKFIGHRRVDLYCQGGYGEDDALETVIRAIRDCVAVFVAKIGACPKEALEKAGIEPIDQFAFEYIEKAALSYFKDYLRRVSEGLVDPTKKGDALIRQGALIAQNG from the coding sequence ATGACCGCTGCTTTGACCGAGGTTGCAAAACCGAAAAATTTTCAGCGTTTAAAAACCCTTGGCTTATCCGTGACTTCCTTGGTTCAGCATCAAGGATGCGGTTCAAAAGGAGGCAGCGGAAAATCCAGTTGTGGATCGGGAGCAGGCGCTGGAGATCTACCCGAAGAAATATGGGAAAAAGTCAAAAATCATCCCTGTTATAGTGAAGAAGCCCACCATTATTATGCCCGTATGCATGTAGCGGTGGCCCCAGCTTGCAATATCCAGTGTAATTATTGTAACAGGAAGTACGACTGTGCGAACGAGAGCAGACCTGGAGTTGTAAGTGAAAGGCTTACCCCGGAAGAAGCAGCAAACAAGGTTTTAGCCGTGGCCTCTCTTATACCCCAGATGACCGTCCTTGGAATAGCCGGTCCGGGCGATCCCCTGGCTAATCCGGACAAAACATTTAAGACCTTTGAACTTGTAGCCAAGAAAGCTCCGGACATAAAACTATGCCTTTCTACCAATGGACTGGCTCTTCCTGATTATGTCAAGCGCATCAAAGAGTTTAACGTCGATCATGTGACGATTACCATCAACATGATAGAGCCCGAGGTGGGAGAAAAGATCTATCCCTGGGTTTTTTACAAGCATAAAAGGTACAAGGGCAAAGAGGCGGCAAGAATTCTCTCCGAAAGACAACTTGAAGGCTTGGAAATGCTGACCTCCGAGAAGATTCTTTGCAAGATCAATTCTGTAATGATTCCGGGAATAAACGATGAGCATCTTGTAGAAGTCAACAAGGCTGTAAAGTCAAGGGGGGCTTTCCTGCACAATATCATGCCGCTGATTTCTGCACCGGAACATGGGACTTATTTTGGATTAACAGGGCAAAGAGGCCCGACCGCCCAGGAGTTGAAAGCCTTACAGGATAAGTGCGAAGGGCAGATGAATATGATGAGACATTGTAGGCAGTGTCGTGCTGATGCGGTCGGGTTGCTTGGAGAAGATCGAAGTAGTGAATTTACCAAGGAAAAACTTTCTGCAATCGAGTTGAACTATAACCTGGAGGCCAGGAATGCTTACAAGAGTCAAGTCGAGCTTGAAAGACAGAAGAGGCTGGCTGAAAGGCAGCGGCAGTTACAAGAAGTAGCCAAAGAAAACAGCGATTTGAAAATTTTGGTTGCTGTAGCGACGAAGGGTGGAGGGAAAATCAACGAGCATTTTGGCCATGCCAAGGAATTCCAGGTCTACGAGGTGAGTACAAAAGGGTCGAAATTTATTGGACACCGTCGAGTCGATCTCTATTGCCAGGGAGGGTATGGAGAAGACGATGCTCTTGAGACCGTCATTCGGGCTATAAGAGATTGCGTAGCCGTATTCGTGGCAAAAATAGGGGCCTGCCCCAAAGAAGCATTAGAGAAAGCCGGAATCGAACCCATTGATCAATTTGCTTTCGAATACATTGAGAAAGCCGCCTTGAGCTATTTCAAGGATTATCTTCGGAGGGTGAGTGAAGGGTTGGTCGATCCAACGAAAAAGGGAGACGCCTTGATTCGCCAAGGAGCTTTGATTGCTCAGAATGGATAG
- the merA gene encoding mercury(II) reductase has protein sequence MSKRIIVQIEGMHCADCARRLKEALGNIEGVEEVDIPDWRTKKGTLVIDENLNIDDILKGIERSGYRGTVTGQEPFESIKEREKKDYDLLIIGGGSAAFAAAIKAAELGANIGIVEESTIGGTCVNVGCIPSKFLIRAAEIYHWASHPRFAGLKAAPLSLNWKELVDQKEKLVNSLRQSKYIHLLDVYPQISLIRGKARLAQGNRVIVGDKSYSSRKILIATGSSPSIPPVPGLKETGCLDSTTALDLKTLPASLAVIGAGAIGLELGQMFSRFGVKVVLLEALPAIAMAEEPEIRDSLHRYLEEEGIEIFTHTQILQVEKKGSKHKRLSVQKEGKVIEMEVEQILAATGRVANTNGLGLEEVGVKVTNRGAILVDEFLRTTNPEIYAAGDCASLPQFVYVSAYTGGVAAENAISGKNRAIDLSSLPRVTFTDPQIASVGLTEDQAKEAGYSTIVALLPIQEVPKAIVSLDSRGLVKLVAEEKTGRLIGAHVLAAAAGDVIEEAVLALRHGLTYQDIIEALHPYLTMAEAFKLAALTFKKDVGRLSCCAT, from the coding sequence ATGAGCAAACGTATTATAGTACAGATTGAAGGAATGCATTGTGCTGATTGTGCACGCCGTCTCAAAGAAGCCTTGGGGAACATAGAGGGAGTGGAAGAAGTGGATATTCCCGATTGGCGCACAAAGAAAGGAACCCTAGTCATCGATGAGAATTTGAATATAGATGACATTCTCAAAGGGATTGAACGGTCCGGTTACCGTGGAACCGTCACCGGACAAGAACCCTTCGAATCCATAAAAGAGAGAGAAAAAAAAGATTATGATCTTTTGATCATTGGAGGAGGATCGGCCGCTTTTGCCGCCGCTATAAAAGCTGCCGAGCTCGGTGCAAACATTGGGATCGTGGAAGAATCAACCATCGGGGGAACATGTGTCAATGTAGGGTGTATCCCCTCCAAGTTCTTGATTCGAGCCGCAGAAATCTATCACTGGGCATCCCATCCCCGGTTCGCTGGCTTGAAAGCCGCCCCCCTATCCTTGAACTGGAAAGAGCTCGTTGATCAAAAAGAAAAGCTCGTCAACTCCTTGCGCCAATCTAAATACATCCATCTTCTGGATGTCTATCCTCAAATTTCCCTCATCCGGGGTAAAGCAAGACTGGCACAAGGGAACCGGGTAATCGTCGGTGATAAATCTTACAGTTCAAGGAAGATTCTCATCGCCACGGGTTCTTCACCCTCCATACCCCCGGTTCCCGGTCTCAAGGAGACAGGCTGCCTGGATAGTACAACTGCCCTAGACTTAAAAACCCTTCCCGCTTCCCTTGCTGTAATCGGTGCTGGAGCCATTGGACTTGAACTTGGACAGATGTTCAGTCGATTTGGAGTCAAGGTTGTCCTGCTTGAAGCTTTACCCGCCATAGCTATGGCAGAAGAGCCGGAGATCCGGGATAGCCTGCATCGTTACCTTGAAGAGGAGGGGATTGAAATTTTTACCCACACTCAAATCCTCCAGGTCGAAAAAAAGGGAAGCAAGCATAAGCGGCTCTCCGTTCAAAAAGAGGGTAAAGTCATCGAGATGGAGGTCGAGCAGATTCTTGCGGCGACGGGTCGAGTCGCCAACACAAATGGCCTTGGACTTGAGGAAGTGGGCGTAAAAGTCACAAACCGGGGAGCAATCCTCGTTGATGAGTTCCTAAGGACGACAAATCCGGAGATTTATGCTGCCGGAGATTGCGCAAGCCTGCCCCAGTTCGTCTACGTATCCGCTTATACAGGGGGAGTTGCCGCAGAAAACGCTATTAGCGGAAAGAATCGGGCTATCGATCTTTCTTCTCTTCCCCGCGTGACCTTCACCGATCCCCAAATCGCCAGCGTGGGGCTGACCGAAGATCAAGCAAAAGAAGCGGGATATTCCACCATTGTCGCCCTATTGCCTATTCAAGAAGTACCCAAGGCGATCGTCTCCCTGGATAGCCGAGGCTTAGTCAAACTCGTCGCCGAGGAGAAAACAGGCAGGCTCATAGGAGCACACGTATTGGCCGCGGCAGCGGGTGATGTTATCGAGGAAGCCGTATTAGCCCTCCGGCATGGTTTAACCTACCAGGATATTATCGAAGCTTTGCATCCCTACTTGACCATGGCTGAAGCCTTCAAGCTTGCCGCGCTAACCTTCAAAAAAGACGTTGGAAGGCTTTCCTGTTGTGCCACCTGA
- a CDS encoding YfhL family 4Fe-4S dicluster ferredoxin codes for MAYKIVASQCTGCSACEPECPNGAIYEKDGIFAINPDKCTECIGFYDEPQCVSVCPVDNTCIIDKSRPRYKAKN; via the coding sequence ATGGCTTATAAAATTGTGGCATCCCAATGCACGGGGTGTTCGGCATGTGAACCCGAGTGCCCCAATGGGGCAATATATGAAAAGGATGGTATCTTTGCCATCAATCCGGATAAATGCACGGAATGTATCGGCTTTTACGATGAACCCCAATGTGTATCCGTCTGTCCGGTGGATAACACCTGCATAATCGATAAAAGCCGACCCCGGTATAAAGCTAAAAATTAA
- the rho gene encoding transcription termination factor Rho, which produces MKSQEASDSENNLPSSMKSENEGVKNSREYPEPEQKEENMEMRKSVQEGELQSKNNGVDEPLAMGPVLDLSKLQQLSFSDLQVKAAEYQIENPGLMRKHEVIFEILRRNAQRNGAIYGGGVLEILPEGYGFLRSEAYNYFPCQEDVYVSPALIRKFGLKKGNLVSGPIRPPKEKERYFSLLQVEKIENEEPEKIRGRIIFDNLTPIFPNRRIFLEGKSGDLSMRVMDLVTPIGFGQRGLIVAPPRTGKTVLIQKIANAITENHPDAHLIILLVDERPEEVTDMERSVRGEVISSTFDETPERHVQVAEMVIERAKRMAENKIDVVILLDSLTRLARAYNTLQPHSGKILTGGVDANALQKPRRFFATARNLEEGGSVTIIATALIDTGSKMDDVIFEEFKGTGNMELHLDRALVDKRIYPAINIPKSGTRREELLYHPDELIRIHVLRRALSSVPPIEAMELLLERLKKTKNNVEFLLSMNLKE; this is translated from the coding sequence ATGAAATCGCAAGAAGCTTCTGATTCTGAAAATAATTTGCCCTCTTCAATGAAATCCGAAAATGAAGGGGTAAAGAATAGTCGTGAATATCCTGAACCTGAACAAAAAGAAGAAAATATGGAAATGAGAAAATCTGTCCAAGAGGGGGAACTGCAATCAAAAAATAATGGTGTAGATGAACCCTTGGCAATGGGACCCGTCTTGGACTTAAGCAAGCTTCAACAGTTGTCTTTCTCCGATCTCCAGGTTAAAGCCGCCGAGTACCAGATTGAGAATCCTGGATTGATGAGAAAACATGAAGTGATCTTTGAAATTTTGCGCAGGAATGCCCAGAGAAACGGGGCGATTTATGGAGGAGGGGTTCTCGAGATATTGCCCGAAGGTTATGGTTTTTTAAGGTCCGAGGCCTATAACTATTTTCCATGCCAGGAAGATGTTTACGTTTCTCCCGCCTTAATAAGAAAATTTGGGCTCAAAAAAGGCAATTTGGTATCCGGTCCTATCCGTCCGCCTAAAGAAAAGGAAAGGTATTTTTCCCTTCTCCAAGTTGAAAAAATAGAGAACGAGGAACCTGAAAAAATTCGGGGGAGGATCATTTTCGATAACTTAACCCCTATCTTTCCTAACCGCCGGATTTTTCTTGAGGGGAAGTCCGGGGATCTTTCCATGCGGGTAATGGATCTGGTCACTCCCATTGGATTTGGGCAGAGGGGATTGATTGTTGCCCCTCCAAGAACGGGTAAAACCGTTTTAATCCAAAAAATTGCCAATGCGATTACCGAAAATCATCCTGATGCTCACCTGATCATACTTCTCGTTGACGAGAGACCCGAAGAAGTGACCGACATGGAAAGATCGGTGAGAGGAGAGGTGATCAGTTCGACCTTTGATGAAACTCCAGAAAGGCATGTCCAAGTTGCCGAAATGGTCATAGAGAGAGCAAAGAGAATGGCCGAAAACAAGATTGACGTGGTCATTTTATTGGATTCTTTGACGAGGCTGGCCCGGGCTTACAATACGCTCCAACCGCATAGCGGCAAGATCTTGACCGGCGGTGTCGATGCCAATGCCCTGCAGAAGCCGAGAAGGTTTTTTGCAACGGCCAGGAATCTTGAAGAAGGGGGCAGTGTAACCATAATTGCCACGGCGTTGATCGATACGGGCTCAAAAATGGATGACGTGATCTTTGAAGAGTTCAAGGGGACGGGGAACATGGAATTGCACCTTGACCGGGCGCTTGTGGATAAGAGAATTTATCCGGCCATTAATATTCCCAAATCCGGGACCCGCCGAGAAGAGCTTCTCTATCATCCCGACGAGCTGATACGCATTCATGTACTTCGTCGGGCGTTGTCCTCGGTTCCCCCCATCGAAGCCATGGAACTTCTACTCGAAAGATTGAAGAAAACAAAAAATAACGTGGAGTTTCTTCTTTCTATGAATCTGAAAGAGTAA
- a CDS encoding inorganic diphosphatase, which translates to MTTPFSNLRKGVFHPWHDVSPGVKELPSQFHAVIEVSRGSSNKYELDKETGLLRLDRVLYSAVYYPANYGFIPRTLAEDNDPLDVLVLGDEPVLPMTLVHARAIGLMVMEDQGQLDHKVVCVLMSDPEYSQLNDIHELPIHKLRVIRRFFEDYKALEHKKVVVEDFLPSKEALPVIEESLERYNRWRQQHSSLFD; encoded by the coding sequence ATGACCACTCCTTTTTCTAACCTGAGGAAGGGTGTTTTTCATCCCTGGCACGACGTCTCTCCGGGAGTGAAAGAACTGCCCTCTCAATTCCATGCCGTGATCGAAGTCTCCAGGGGAAGCTCAAACAAGTACGAATTGGATAAAGAAACAGGCCTTTTGCGGTTGGACCGCGTTCTTTATTCAGCGGTTTACTATCCGGCAAATTACGGGTTTATTCCCCGAACCCTGGCCGAAGATAACGATCCCCTTGATGTTTTAGTGCTGGGAGATGAGCCCGTCCTGCCGATGACCTTGGTTCATGCAAGAGCCATTGGACTGATGGTCATGGAAGATCAGGGACAGCTCGATCACAAGGTCGTGTGCGTACTCATGAGCGATCCCGAGTACAGCCAACTCAATGACATTCATGAGCTTCCCATCCATAAGCTTCGGGTGATACGTAGGTTTTTTGAAGATTACAAGGCCCTTGAGCATAAAAAAGTCGTTGTTGAAGATTTCCTCCCTTCCAAGGAAGCTCTTCCCGTTATCGAGGAGTCCCTGGAGAGATATAACCGGTGGAGACAACAGCACTCCTCTCTCTTTGATTAA
- the hpnC gene encoding squalene synthase HpnC — MNIAQAYLYCKKIASHYENFPVGLLVGKELAPHVHAIYAFARVADDFADEGYFLKENERENEQKRKERLDKLDRWQSYLFDPSRSDENPLFVALHDTIQKFDLPLKLFTDLLDAFRQDVLKNRYENFEEVLDYCKKSANPIGRLVLHLHRQTSDFQFSCSDCICTALQLANFWQDISIDLKKNRIYLPRQEMEQFKVSETDLFKRKFSPSFRDLLSFQVQRTADLFEKGKALIGTLSFPLKLEIALTWHGGKRILEKIVKGGYNTLESRPKINYKDAPLLFSRALRTCLSQKKRNQQDRPLFLKA, encoded by the coding sequence ATGAACATTGCACAAGCTTACTTGTACTGCAAAAAGATCGCATCCCATTATGAAAATTTCCCCGTTGGCTTGCTGGTTGGCAAAGAGCTCGCCCCCCATGTCCATGCCATATATGCCTTTGCTCGGGTTGCGGATGATTTTGCCGATGAAGGTTATTTTTTAAAAGAAAATGAAAGAGAAAATGAACAAAAAAGAAAGGAAAGACTCGACAAGCTTGACCGGTGGCAATCTTATCTTTTTGATCCCTCCCGTAGCGATGAAAATCCCCTCTTTGTTGCCCTTCACGATACTATTCAAAAATTTGATCTTCCTTTAAAACTTTTTACAGATCTCCTCGATGCCTTTCGACAGGATGTTTTAAAAAACAGGTATGAGAATTTTGAAGAAGTATTAGACTACTGTAAAAAAAGCGCCAATCCCATTGGAAGATTAGTCCTCCACCTTCATCGCCAAACCTCTGATTTCCAGTTTTCCTGTTCGGATTGTATATGTACCGCTCTCCAACTGGCTAACTTTTGGCAAGACATCTCTATAGACCTGAAAAAAAATAGAATTTATCTGCCAAGACAGGAAATGGAACAGTTTAAAGTTTCCGAAACCGATCTTTTCAAAAGAAAATTCAGTCCTAGTTTTAGAGATCTTCTTTCTTTCCAAGTACAAAGAACCGCCGATCTTTTCGAAAAAGGCAAAGCTTTGATCGGTACCCTATCTTTCCCCTTAAAGCTTGAAATCGCATTAACCTGGCATGGAGGCAAAAGAATACTCGAAAAAATAGTAAAAGGGGGATATAACACTCTAGAGTCCAGGCCAAAAATCAACTACAAGGATGCTCCCCTTCTCTTTAGCCGGGCTCTAAGGACCTGTCTTTCTCAAAAAAAAAGAAACCAACAGGATAGACCCCTTTTCCTGAAAGCTTGA
- a CDS encoding heavy-metal-associated domain-containing protein has product MKSTRLGILSLILASSCCAGPLLLAALGLGAGSAFFGKFHWVFLIGGAVLLLWAWKRYWFEQKSCKCETKKEETHRSQLITLQLSTVFFLFFLAMNVFPYVFDLKGSEQSLPAAALSQGSLVAKIPIGGMSCASCELEISHSLKKIKGIKWVKVSFPSKEATVIYDPKEVEMARILSAIRESGYEPGSPRLFKQPVDAH; this is encoded by the coding sequence ATGAAAAGCACGAGGCTTGGGATTCTCTCCCTTATTCTGGCTTCGAGTTGTTGTGCAGGCCCTCTTCTTTTGGCAGCACTAGGACTGGGGGCAGGCTCAGCTTTTTTCGGCAAATTTCACTGGGTTTTTTTGATAGGGGGAGCCGTGTTGCTCCTTTGGGCATGGAAGCGGTATTGGTTTGAGCAAAAGAGTTGTAAATGTGAGACCAAGAAAGAGGAAACTCATCGGTCCCAGCTCATCACCCTCCAACTCTCTACGGTGTTTTTCCTCTTCTTTCTTGCCATGAACGTTTTCCCTTACGTTTTTGACCTGAAAGGATCGGAACAAAGCCTGCCTGCAGCGGCGCTCTCTCAGGGCAGCCTGGTGGCTAAAATCCCCATCGGAGGGATGAGTTGCGCCAGCTGCGAGTTGGAAATAAGCCACTCCCTTAAAAAGATCAAGGGAATAAAATGGGTGAAGGTGAGCTTTCCTTCCAAGGAGGCTACGGTGATTTACGATCCAAAAGAGGTAGAGATGGCCAGGATCCTTTCTGCGATTCGCGAAAGCGGTTATGAACCGGGCAGCCCTCGACTCTTCAAGCAACCTGTAGATGCCCACTAG
- a CDS encoding superoxide dismutase, with the protein MAYQIPPLPYSFDALEPYINTATMDCHYNGHHKAYVQNLNKALANYPDLQQKTPEELLISLPAIPESIRTAVRNNGGGHVNHSFFWQIMAPAAGGKPTGKLYEDILSQFGSFESFQEKFEAAGLARFGSGWVWLVVNKEGKLEVVSTPNQDNPLSEGLQPFFGCDVWEHAYYLKYQFRRGEWLKAFWNVVNWTAVERFYSQALDKNLRFCP; encoded by the coding sequence ATGGCATATCAAATTCCCCCATTACCTTATTCTTTTGATGCTTTGGAACCTTACATCAATACGGCAACAATGGATTGTCATTATAACGGACATCATAAAGCCTATGTCCAAAATTTAAATAAAGCCTTGGCTAATTATCCCGATCTTCAGCAAAAAACTCCAGAGGAGTTGCTCATTTCTCTCCCTGCCATTCCCGAGTCTATCAGAACTGCCGTAAGAAATAACGGTGGGGGACACGTCAACCATTCTTTTTTTTGGCAGATCATGGCCCCTGCCGCCGGCGGAAAACCTACGGGTAAACTCTACGAGGACATCCTATCTCAATTTGGGAGTTTTGAATCTTTTCAAGAAAAGTTTGAAGCTGCAGGTCTTGCTCGTTTCGGGAGTGGTTGGGTTTGGTTGGTTGTGAACAAAGAAGGGAAACTTGAGGTTGTTTCTACCCCTAATCAAGATAATCCCCTGTCCGAAGGACTTCAGCCCTTTTTTGGATGCGATGTGTGGGAACATGCTTATTACTTGAAATATCAATTTCGTCGAGGAGAGTGGCTTAAAGCCTTCTGGAATGTTGTGAACTGGACCGCGGTTGAAAGATTTTACTCCCAGGCGTTGGACAAAAATCTTCGTTTTTGTCCCTGA
- the coaE gene encoding dephospho-CoA kinase (Dephospho-CoA kinase (CoaE) performs the final step in coenzyme A biosynthesis.), translating into MNVFGLTGGIGCGKTTLSGFFMTEGFEVIDTDLISQELLQPGKENWKKVVDEFGKEILNKDSTINRKLLGQLVFQNPELLDKLNKITHPSIRRQWKRKVSETKEKNPRTRIVVVIPLLFEEKLEKDFDKILCIGCSPPVQYKRLLDRGLIPQEIKMRIESQWPLERKMELSDFAFWNDGSIQLLYEQGRVFLARLRSFETGS; encoded by the coding sequence ATGAATGTTTTTGGCCTAACAGGAGGAATAGGCTGTGGGAAAACCACTTTGTCGGGCTTTTTTATGACAGAGGGATTTGAGGTCATAGACACCGATCTGATTAGCCAAGAGCTTCTTCAACCGGGAAAAGAAAATTGGAAAAAAGTGGTTGACGAGTTTGGAAAAGAAATCTTAAATAAAGATAGCACTATAAATCGTAAATTATTAGGTCAGCTTGTTTTTCAGAACCCTGAATTGTTGGATAAATTAAATAAAATAACTCATCCTTCGATACGCCGACAGTGGAAGAGAAAAGTTTCTGAAACAAAGGAAAAGAATCCAAGAACACGTATAGTAGTTGTTATTCCTCTTTTATTCGAAGAAAAACTCGAAAAAGATTTTGATAAAATTCTGTGTATCGGCTGTTCTCCCCCTGTGCAATACAAAAGACTGTTAGATAGGGGGCTGATTCCGCAAGAAATTAAAATGAGAATTGAAAGCCAGTGGCCTTTAGAGAGAAAGATGGAATTAAGCGATTTTGCGTTTTGGAATGATGGATCAATTCAACTGCTCTATGAACAGGGCCGTGTTTTTTTAGCCAGGCTTAGGTCATTTGAAACGGGCTCATAA
- a CDS encoding histidinol-phosphatase HisJ family protein, whose translation MKLIADFHMHPQGHKLQPYTHALLDPWAESCMQKGIVYFCFTDHDRYREGVNFSLFREWKQKYPNLNIGIGIERDNDPLTGRSGLVWVRENWENLDFVLGSVHFIGDWPFDRAGYEEGFLKRPIEEIYRDYTANLCRLIDEGFIDSLAHLDLVKIFNYKPKGKILDYFLPVLEKIKEKDLCLEINAAGLRKPVKEQYPSEEILFKAVELKIPFSIGSDAHSWAEVAKGFPQVIDLLRKLGVKELVVFRNHSRLPLAL comes from the coding sequence ATGAAATTAATTGCTGATTTTCATATGCATCCCCAAGGACATAAACTCCAACCTTACACGCATGCACTGCTTGATCCTTGGGCTGAATCTTGCATGCAAAAGGGAATTGTCTATTTCTGTTTTACGGATCATGACCGGTATAGAGAAGGAGTAAATTTTAGCCTTTTTCGAGAGTGGAAGCAAAAATATCCAAATTTAAATATCGGTATAGGCATTGAAAGAGATAACGATCCTCTGACGGGGCGGTCTGGATTAGTCTGGGTAAGGGAAAACTGGGAAAACCTCGATTTTGTTCTCGGTTCCGTCCATTTTATCGGGGATTGGCCTTTCGATAGGGCCGGCTATGAAGAAGGGTTTTTAAAAAGACCGATTGAAGAGATTTATCGGGATTACACCGCTAACTTGTGCCGGTTGATTGATGAAGGTTTTATTGATTCCCTCGCCCATTTGGATCTCGTTAAGATATTTAATTATAAGCCAAAAGGGAAAATTCTCGATTATTTCTTGCCCGTTTTAGAAAAAATAAAAGAAAAAGATCTCTGTTTAGAGATCAATGCGGCAGGCTTGAGAAAACCGGTAAAAGAGCAGTATCCTTCGGAAGAGATTCTTTTTAAGGCGGTTGAATTAAAAATTCCTTTTTCCATTGGTTCGGATGCGCATTCCTGGGCAGAGGTGGCCAAGGGTTTTCCCCAGGTTATCGACCTTCTTCGCAAGCTGGGGGTTAAGGAATTGGTTGTTTTTAGAAATCATTCGAGACTCCCCTTGGCGCTTTAA
- a CDS encoding DUF192 domain-containing protein, with amino-acid sequence MRMGKKKRGWADSCILWMISILFFPPLKIKGEGKVDTVILVGKLPTQHLTAEVVWKNEDLRRGLMYRERLPEENGMLFVLPYEQKAVFWMKNTRIPLSIAFMNKEGRILEIYSMKPFDLTPVPSRSSAVRFALEVNEGWFDRHKISAGDQLHPLNMSWDQLLALLTAN; translated from the coding sequence ATGCGCATGGGAAAAAAGAAAAGAGGATGGGCAGATAGTTGTATTTTGTGGATGATCTCCATTCTTTTCTTTCCTCCCTTGAAAATCAAGGGTGAAGGAAAAGTCGATACGGTAATTCTTGTAGGGAAACTGCCTACTCAACATCTCACGGCTGAAGTGGTATGGAAAAACGAGGACCTGAGGCGAGGTTTAATGTATAGAGAAAGGTTGCCGGAAGAAAACGGGATGCTTTTTGTTTTGCCTTATGAACAAAAAGCTGTTTTCTGGATGAAAAATACCCGTATACCTTTATCTATCGCTTTTATGAACAAGGAAGGCAGGATCCTGGAAATTTATTCAATGAAACCCTTTGATTTAACTCCGGTCCCGAGTCGTTCTTCAGCAGTCAGATTTGCATTGGAAGTCAACGAAGGATGGTTTGACAGGCATAAGATTTCGGCCGGTGATCAGCTTCATCCCTTGAACATGTCTTGGGATCAACTCCTGGCTTTGTTAACGGCTAATTGA